A stretch of Malus sylvestris chromosome 11, drMalSylv7.2, whole genome shotgun sequence DNA encodes these proteins:
- the LOC126588225 gene encoding putative 4-hydroxy-4-methyl-2-oxoglutarate aldolase 3 isoform X1 has protein sequence MLRQVFGLKYRYYLEFRRNMATLATAEICDTNTTLVGSGGLRVLPPIFQVYGQSRAFSGPITTLKVFEDNVLVRQLLETKGEGRVLVIDGGGSMRCALVGGNLGQLAQNMGWAGIVVNGCIRDVDEINECDIGVRALASHPMKSNKKGVGEKHVPINIAGTLIREGEWLYADNDGVLISTSELSV, from the exons ATGTTACGACAAGTGTTTGGCTTGAAATACCGTTATTATCTTGAATTTAG GCGAAATATGGCTACCTTAGCAACTGCTGAAATTTGTGATACGAATACAACTCTTGTGGGAAGCGGAGGTTTGCGTGTGCTGCCACCAATTTTCCAGGTATACGGACAATCCCGAGCATTCTCAGGCCCCATTACGACACTCAAGGTGTTTGAGGACAATGTCTTAGTCAGACAGCTTCTCGAAACCAAAGGCGAGGGAAGAGTTTTGGTCATTGACGGAGGAGGAAGCATGAGATGTGCTTTGGTTGGAGGGAACTTGGGACAGTTGGCTCAAAACATGGGATGGGCAGGTATTGTGGTGAATGGCTGCATTAGAGATGTAGATGAGATCAATGAGTGTGATATTGGGGTGAGGGCTTTGGCATCTCATCCGATGAAATCGAACAAAAAAGGCGTCGGAGAAAAGCATGTTCCGATCAACATTGCGGGAACCTTGATTCGTGAAGGCGAATGGTTGTATGCAGATAACGATGGCGTCCTTATTTCGACATCTGAATTGTCTGTTTGA
- the LOC126588225 gene encoding putative 4-hydroxy-4-methyl-2-oxoglutarate aldolase 3 isoform X2, whose amino-acid sequence MNCPNKTVCICRRNMATLATAEICDTNTTLVGSGGLRVLPPIFQVYGQSRAFSGPITTLKVFEDNVLVRQLLETKGEGRVLVIDGGGSMRCALVGGNLGQLAQNMGWAGIVVNGCIRDVDEINECDIGVRALASHPMKSNKKGVGEKHVPINIAGTLIREGEWLYADNDGVLISTSELSV is encoded by the exons ATGAATTGTCCTAACAAA ACTGTATGCATCTGCAGGCGAAATATGGCTACCTTAGCAACTGCTGAAATTTGTGATACGAATACAACTCTTGTGGGAAGCGGAGGTTTGCGTGTGCTGCCACCAATTTTCCAGGTATACGGACAATCCCGAGCATTCTCAGGCCCCATTACGACACTCAAGGTGTTTGAGGACAATGTCTTAGTCAGACAGCTTCTCGAAACCAAAGGCGAGGGAAGAGTTTTGGTCATTGACGGAGGAGGAAGCATGAGATGTGCTTTGGTTGGAGGGAACTTGGGACAGTTGGCTCAAAACATGGGATGGGCAGGTATTGTGGTGAATGGCTGCATTAGAGATGTAGATGAGATCAATGAGTGTGATATTGGGGTGAGGGCTTTGGCATCTCATCCGATGAAATCGAACAAAAAAGGCGTCGGAGAAAAGCATGTTCCGATCAACATTGCGGGAACCTTGATTCGTGAAGGCGAATGGTTGTATGCAGATAACGATGGCGTCCTTATTTCGACATCTGAATTGTCTGTTTGA
- the LOC126589768 gene encoding F-box protein At-B produces MGLERLHICLLIKEILLKLDIESLSSLACVSKAMNFSVSRALPFVSSLDLSAFYPDAQILSGIVGGCTGLISLTVNCLRLENSAIRNVLGPHIQELNLLSCYMLSYQVFASIGQTCPNLRVLMLELVDSDKELKFYLDCMLNGCLFLESLSLKIRGRDFDSTAFQSIDFVLPSTLKSMKLQSVLEHDAIRLVDQSRVGAGRNNVQRAHISFPISPLSSGLTLQRLSLVLDVISDQLIIVIARSLPHLVELDLEDRPHMEPLPNLDLTNTGLQYVASCHHLIGLSLVRRRQNYQISFKRVTDVGMFLLSEGCKGLQSVRLCGFSKVSDAGYTSILQSCLNLKKFEARNAFRLSDLAFLNVNEFPCSLVEVKLLSCSFITSEAVKQLTCSSTLEVLYLCGCKSIADSCLSSISCLRSLTTLNLTGADITDYGLSILGQGTPPITHLCLRYCTRVTDEGVSLLFDGGGTIGKTLSSLDLGYIPNISDKAVLTIAMVGTEITELCLRCCLSVTDSSLEVLATRKRFRDECKPLRRLDLTSCSGLSIDSLVLLKRPSFAGLHWLGIGNTYLSSKGYGALSDICNQKPWLKICLECCEMGCYDGWQFHGGK; encoded by the exons ATGGGTTTGGAGAGACTGCACATCTGCCTATTAATAAAGGAGATTCTTCTCAAGCTGGACATCGAATCTCTTTCCTCGCTTGCTTGCGTCAGCAAAGCCATGAACTTCTCAGTCTCTCGGGCCCTTCCCTTTGTCTCCTCTCTCGATCTCTCC GCATTTTATCCGGATGCGCAGATTTTGAGTGGCATTGTTGGTGGCTGCACAGGCCTCATCAGCCTCACCGTTAACTGCCTCCGCCTCGAAAATTCGGCAATCAGAAATGTTCTGGGGCCACATATCCAAGAACTGAATTTGTTGAGCTGCTATATGCTGTCCTATCAAGTCTTTGCTTCCATTGGACAGACCTGCCCTAATCTGAG ggtGCTTATGCTAGAATTGGTAGACTCGGATAAGGAACTTAAGTTTTACCTGGACTGCATGCTTAATGGATGCTTGTTCTTGGAGTCTTTATCTCTTAAGATTCGAGGGAGAGATTTCGATTCAACTGCTTTTCAGTCCATTGATTTCGTCCTACCTAGTACTCTTAAAAGCATGAAGTTGCAGTCGGTGCTTGAGCATGACGCGATTCGTCTAGTTGATCAAAGTAGAGTTGGTGCTGGCAGGAATAATGTGCAAAGAGCTCATATCAGCTTTCCCATCTCTCCATTGTCATCTGGATTGACATTGCAGCGCTTGTCCCTCGTCTTAGATGTTATATCTGATCAGCTGATCATTGTCATTGCCCGCAGTCTTCCCCATTTGGTAGAGCTAGATCTTGAAGATAGACCACATATGGAACCACTTCCGAACCTCGACTTGACAAACACCGGGCTTCAATATGTGGCATCCTGTCATCATTTGATTGGATTGTCTCTTGTACGAAGGAGACAAAACTACCAAATTTCATTCAAAAGAGTAACTGATGTGGGCATGTTTCTTCTTTCTGAGGGCTGCAAAGGTCTACAGTCAGTGAGACTCTGTGGGTTCTCCAAAGTCAGTGACGCAGGCTATACATCGATCTTACAATCATGTCTGAACTTGAAGAAATTTGAAGCTCGAAATGCCTTCCGATTGTCAGACTTGGCCTTTCTTAATGTTAATGAGTTCCCATGTTCCCTTGTTGAGGTAAAATTGCTGTCGTGTAGTTTTATAACCAGTGAAGCTGTGAAGCAGCTGACCTGTTCCAGCACCTTGGAGGTGCTTTACCTCTGTGGCTGTAAGAGCATAGCAGATTCCTGCCTCAGTTCCATCTCATGTCTGCGTAGCTTAACCACGCTGAATCTCACAGGAGCTGATATCACTGATTACGGTTTGTCCATTCTTGGCCAGGGGACTCCACCCATTACTCATTTGTGTCTCAGATACTGTACAAGGGTGACCGACGAAGGAGTTTCTCTTTTATTCGATGGTGGAGGCACAATTGGCAAAACTTTGTCGTCCCTGGATTTAGGATATATCCCGAATATATCAGATAAAGCCGTTCTTACAATTGCCATGGTCGGTACGGAGATTACAGAGTTGTGTTTAAGATGTTGCCTCTCTGTGACTGATTCTTCCCTGGAAGTTTTGGCTACAAGGAAAAGGTTCCGAGACGAATGCAAACCCCTTCGGAGGCTGGACCTTACAAGTTGCAGTGGTTTGTCTATTGATTCATTGGTGTTGCTGAAGAGGCCTTCCTTCGCGGGACTACACTGGCTTGGTATTGGGAATACTTATCTGTCTAGCAAAGGATACGGAGCTCTGAGTGATATTTGTAACCAAAAGCCATGGCTGAAGATATGTCTGGAATGCTGTGAAATGGGATGTTATGATGGATGGCAATTCCATGGAGGGAAATAG
- the LOC126588225 gene encoding putative 4-hydroxy-4-methyl-2-oxoglutarate aldolase 3 isoform X3 produces MRNMATLATAEICDTNTTLVGSGGLRVLPPIFQVYGQSRAFSGPITTLKVFEDNVLVRQLLETKGEGRVLVIDGGGSMRCALVGGNLGQLAQNMGWAGIVVNGCIRDVDEINECDIGVRALASHPMKSNKKGVGEKHVPINIAGTLIREGEWLYADNDGVLISTSELSV; encoded by the exons AT GCGAAATATGGCTACCTTAGCAACTGCTGAAATTTGTGATACGAATACAACTCTTGTGGGAAGCGGAGGTTTGCGTGTGCTGCCACCAATTTTCCAGGTATACGGACAATCCCGAGCATTCTCAGGCCCCATTACGACACTCAAGGTGTTTGAGGACAATGTCTTAGTCAGACAGCTTCTCGAAACCAAAGGCGAGGGAAGAGTTTTGGTCATTGACGGAGGAGGAAGCATGAGATGTGCTTTGGTTGGAGGGAACTTGGGACAGTTGGCTCAAAACATGGGATGGGCAGGTATTGTGGTGAATGGCTGCATTAGAGATGTAGATGAGATCAATGAGTGTGATATTGGGGTGAGGGCTTTGGCATCTCATCCGATGAAATCGAACAAAAAAGGCGTCGGAGAAAAGCATGTTCCGATCAACATTGCGGGAACCTTGATTCGTGAAGGCGAATGGTTGTATGCAGATAACGATGGCGTCCTTATTTCGACATCTGAATTGTCTGTTTGA
- the LOC126588225 gene encoding putative 4-hydroxy-4-methyl-2-oxoglutarate aldolase 3 isoform X4, with amino-acid sequence MATLATAEICDTNTTLVGSGGLRVLPPIFQVYGQSRAFSGPITTLKVFEDNVLVRQLLETKGEGRVLVIDGGGSMRCALVGGNLGQLAQNMGWAGIVVNGCIRDVDEINECDIGVRALASHPMKSNKKGVGEKHVPINIAGTLIREGEWLYADNDGVLISTSELSV; translated from the coding sequence ATGGCTACCTTAGCAACTGCTGAAATTTGTGATACGAATACAACTCTTGTGGGAAGCGGAGGTTTGCGTGTGCTGCCACCAATTTTCCAGGTATACGGACAATCCCGAGCATTCTCAGGCCCCATTACGACACTCAAGGTGTTTGAGGACAATGTCTTAGTCAGACAGCTTCTCGAAACCAAAGGCGAGGGAAGAGTTTTGGTCATTGACGGAGGAGGAAGCATGAGATGTGCTTTGGTTGGAGGGAACTTGGGACAGTTGGCTCAAAACATGGGATGGGCAGGTATTGTGGTGAATGGCTGCATTAGAGATGTAGATGAGATCAATGAGTGTGATATTGGGGTGAGGGCTTTGGCATCTCATCCGATGAAATCGAACAAAAAAGGCGTCGGAGAAAAGCATGTTCCGATCAACATTGCGGGAACCTTGATTCGTGAAGGCGAATGGTTGTATGCAGATAACGATGGCGTCCTTATTTCGACATCTGAATTGTCTGTTTGA